From a region of the Microcoleus sp. AS-A8 genome:
- a CDS encoding helix-turn-helix domain-containing protein — MGRAGQALKQALETYSISQNKLAVALGIERTVVNRWFHERADPTAETVVDIVKALKGINRVAAAKFVEIYLGELLEDEDEEQP, encoded by the coding sequence ATGGGAAGAGCAGGGCAAGCCCTCAAGCAGGCATTGGAAACCTACAGTATCAGTCAGAACAAATTGGCTGTGGCGTTAGGCATTGAGCGAACTGTCGTTAATCGCTGGTTTCACGAAAGAGCAGACCCTACTGCTGAGACGGTTGTAGATATTGTCAAAGCGCTTAAGGGAATTAATCGAGTAGCCGCCGCAAAATTTGTGGAGATTTATTTAGGTGAGCTTTTAGAGGATGAGGATGAGGAGCAGCCTTAG
- a CDS encoding alcohol dehydrogenase catalytic domain-containing protein, which translates to MQALWLENNQLQLRYDAPIPNPAPGEALVRVVRAGICNTDLELLRGYYPYIGILGHEFVGVVEQGPEHLKGQRVVGEINAVCGQCRFCRSGQPTHCENRTVLGIVNRNGAFAEYLSLPIENLHRVPDNVPTDVATFTEPVAAALEIQQQVKVSPGERVLVVGDGKLGQLVAQTLAVTGCDLLVVGRHQEKLANLAARGIQTGQEDGVADRAFDVSVECTGNPAGFAIARRALRPRGTLVLKSTYAGQLTFDASSLVVDEITLIGSRCGPFPAALDLLASGQVDVEPLIHARYPLSEGLAAFERASTKGVLKVLLDMSGKE; encoded by the coding sequence ATGCAAGCTCTTTGGCTAGAAAATAACCAACTTCAACTGCGCTACGATGCCCCCATTCCCAACCCAGCACCGGGCGAAGCACTGGTGCGGGTAGTACGGGCAGGCATCTGCAACACCGACCTCGAATTGCTCCGAGGCTATTACCCCTACATCGGCATTTTAGGTCACGAATTTGTGGGTGTCGTAGAACAAGGGCCAGAGCATCTCAAAGGACAGCGAGTGGTCGGCGAGATTAATGCCGTTTGTGGGCAGTGCCGATTCTGCCGCAGTGGACAGCCAACTCACTGTGAAAACCGGACTGTACTGGGTATCGTGAACCGGAATGGAGCGTTTGCTGAGTATCTTTCCTTACCCATCGAAAACTTGCATCGAGTACCAGACAATGTGCCTACGGATGTTGCTACATTTACTGAACCCGTAGCCGCTGCTTTAGAAATTCAGCAGCAAGTAAAAGTGAGTCCTGGTGAGCGGGTTTTAGTGGTTGGGGATGGCAAGCTGGGGCAACTGGTGGCGCAAACGCTAGCGGTAACCGGTTGCGATCTCTTGGTTGTGGGGCGTCATCAGGAGAAGCTGGCTAATCTGGCAGCACGGGGGATACAAACTGGACAGGAAGATGGTGTGGCTGACAGAGCTTTCGACGTATCGGTGGAGTGTACGGGTAATCCGGCTGGATTTGCGATCGCACGGAGAGCATTGCGTCCACGCGGCACTTTAGTCCTCAAAAGTACCTACGCGGGTCAGTTAACGTTCGATGCCTCCTCTCTCGTGGTAGACGAAATTACGCTGATTGGGTCGCGCTGTGGCCCTTTTCCCGCCGCACTGGATCTGCTGGCTTCGGGACAGGTGGATGTAGAACCACTGATTCATGCTCGTTATCCTCTAAGTGAAGGGCTTGCTGCGTTTGAACGGGCTTCAACAAAGGGTGTTTTGAAGGTGTTGTTGGATATGAGTGGCAAGGAATAA
- a CDS encoding bifunctional orotidine-5'-phosphate decarboxylase/orotate phosphoribosyltransferase yields the protein MDFFEKLNAAIAQNQSLLVVGLDPNPEMMPTHYCRGEDKDSIIAELWDWLQFLIRETADLVCAYKPTFGFYKALGVPGMELLHKTLTAIPAHIPIILDAKHGDLNTSTIFAQTVFAQWQVDAITLTPYSGQDHIAPFLIYPGKAVLVLCSTSNPGAVSLQQYPTPESPLYLQVVKEAKNWGTPEQLGLEVGTTNAEILARIRAVAPERIILARSIWAEGGGNLTEILTAGLNANGDGLLIPVPQDMLSSEKPAVAIASLRESINQTRQQIVQDGTTCDLWMPDVCFLEQHPYQDLILQLYDIGCILFGEFVQASGAVFPYYIDLRKIISNPQIFHQVLTAYEHILKDLSFDRIAGIPYGSLPTATGLSLRLHHPMIFPRKEVKAHGTRRVIEGHFEPGEMVVVVDDILISGKSVMEGAEKIKSAGLKVEDIVVFLDHEQGVKDRLKANGYRAHSVLTISEITETLYQAGRISEQQFQAFAQSH from the coding sequence ATGGACTTTTTCGAGAAACTGAATGCAGCGATCGCACAAAACCAAAGCTTGCTAGTAGTGGGACTCGATCCCAATCCAGAAATGATGCCAACGCATTACTGTCGAGGAGAAGACAAAGACAGCATCATTGCAGAGTTGTGGGACTGGCTGCAATTTCTGATTCGGGAAACCGCCGATTTAGTCTGTGCCTATAAGCCGACGTTTGGCTTTTACAAGGCGTTAGGTGTTCCAGGCATGGAACTGCTACACAAAACCTTAACGGCTATCCCAGCTCACATTCCCATTATTTTAGACGCCAAACACGGCGACCTCAATACCAGCACCATCTTTGCCCAAACCGTTTTTGCACAGTGGCAAGTGGATGCGATTACCCTGACTCCCTACTCCGGGCAAGACCATATTGCACCGTTTTTGATTTATCCCGGTAAGGCGGTATTGGTCCTGTGTTCCACCTCAAATCCGGGTGCAGTCTCTTTGCAGCAATATCCCACGCCTGAGTCTCCACTTTACTTGCAAGTGGTCAAAGAGGCGAAAAATTGGGGTACTCCTGAACAATTAGGTCTCGAAGTGGGAACCACCAACGCCGAAATTCTGGCACGCATCCGTGCGGTTGCTCCCGAACGAATTATCCTAGCGCGGAGCATTTGGGCAGAAGGCGGTGGCAACCTTACCGAAATCCTAACCGCAGGATTGAATGCCAACGGTGATGGACTGCTCATTCCAGTTCCCCAGGATATGTTATCCAGTGAGAAACCTGCTGTTGCGATCGCATCCCTGCGCGAATCCATTAATCAAACGAGACAGCAGATTGTTCAAGACGGTACGACTTGTGATTTGTGGATGCCTGATGTATGTTTTTTGGAACAGCATCCTTATCAAGATCTGATTTTGCAACTTTATGACATTGGTTGCATTTTATTCGGCGAGTTTGTTCAAGCATCAGGCGCAGTATTTCCTTACTACATCGACCTCCGCAAAATCATCTCTAACCCCCAAATTTTCCATCAAGTTCTCACTGCCTATGAACATATCCTCAAAGACCTCAGCTTTGACCGCATCGCAGGTATTCCCTATGGTTCCTTACCAACAGCGACCGGATTATCATTGCGCCTCCATCACCCGATGATTTTTCCCCGCAAGGAGGTCAAAGCACACGGTACAAGGAGAGTCATTGAAGGTCACTTTGAGCCAGGAGAAATGGTGGTGGTGGTGGATGACATTCTCATCAGTGGGAAGAGTGTGATGGAAGGAGCAGAAAAGATAAAATCAGCAGGATTAAAAGTCGAAGATATCGTCGTTTTTCTCGACCATGAACAAGGGGTGAAAGACAGACTGAAAGCCAATGGTTATCGAGCGCACTCAGTATTAACGATTTCTGAAATTACCGAAACCCTGTATCAAGCAGGGCGGATTAGTGAGCAACAGTTCCAAGCTTTTGCACAGTCCCATTGA
- a CDS encoding radical SAM protein yields MKNQTNVRPPQLKEILPGYLNIMGYVDQSEVNGPGCRAVVWVQGCKRECPGCFNPESWSFETNQLIAVDELANQILSNPHNQGVTFSGGEPFWQAPALVQLAKRLKTAGFNVMCFTGFTLEELRSERSPLGASELLEQLDILVDGPYVESLAIHSPDSLVSSRNQRVHLFNSALKDKLNWASEQMEVHILKDGSRIITGFRGQNGLSES; encoded by the coding sequence ATGAAAAACCAAACAAACGTTCGACCGCCACAACTAAAAGAAATTCTCCCTGGATATCTGAATATCATGGGCTACGTTGACCAATCAGAAGTCAATGGCCCAGGCTGTCGCGCCGTAGTTTGGGTGCAGGGGTGTAAGCGAGAGTGTCCCGGATGTTTCAACCCAGAATCGTGGTCGTTTGAAACTAACCAATTAATCGCCGTTGATGAACTAGCGAATCAAATTTTGAGCAATCCTCACAACCAGGGCGTAACCTTTTCGGGAGGGGAACCGTTTTGGCAAGCACCAGCACTTGTTCAACTCGCCAAGCGCTTAAAAACGGCTGGGTTTAACGTCATGTGTTTTACGGGATTTACCTTAGAAGAACTGCGTTCTGAACGATCGCCCCTTGGCGCTTCCGAGTTGCTTGAACAGTTAGACATCCTAGTCGATGGCCCCTATGTGGAATCCTTAGCCATCCATTCCCCAGATTCTCTCGTGTCGTCGCGCAATCAAAGGGTTCATTTGTTCAATTCCGCCTTGAAAGACAAACTGAACTGGGCGAGTGAGCAGATGGAAGTTCACATCCTGAAAGATGGTAGCCGCATTATCACGGGTTTTCGAGGTCAGAATGGTTTGAGTGAAAGCTGA
- a CDS encoding antibiotic biosynthesis monooxygenase — protein MSEFLDFLRHKFAYVAIAEFKPGKFEEAKHLYEKAVSTYAEGFKGAYLLQKPGTDEGIAVIFWDNVGDMEANQNEAYQAILKEMTPLFAKAPNTDIYELVSEIHPVEE, from the coding sequence ATGTCAGAGTTTCTAGATTTTCTTAGGCATAAGTTTGCTTACGTGGCGATCGCAGAATTCAAACCTGGGAAGTTTGAAGAGGCCAAGCATCTCTATGAAAAAGCGGTTTCCACCTACGCCGAAGGCTTTAAAGGAGCCTACCTGCTGCAAAAGCCAGGAACTGACGAAGGAATTGCCGTCATTTTTTGGGACAATGTAGGAGATATGGAAGCCAATCAAAACGAAGCTTACCAGGCCATCTTAAAAGAGATGACGCCGCTGTTTGCCAAAGCACCGAACACTGATATCTATGAACTGGTGAGTGAAATTCATCCCGTAGAAGAATAA
- a CDS encoding alpha/beta hydrolase produces the protein MLPLRQTLSLPDIQISYLEWNQGNVPLLLLHGLADHALVWSSLGDYLSEQYHIVAPDMRGHGESSKPDRGYTFTDAIADLEALMEHLGWSSAHVLGHSWTGKVALIWARQHPQRLRSMILVDPIFVWKMPSVMKVTFPLLYRVLPFLQGMGPFASYEQALNQARQLNLYQGWSSLQQQVFQAGIEQKPDGCWGSKFTIPARDQIFEDVMRVAGLTDSIDIPTLFIQPETGVNRKNWQLKPYKTYLKNLKICPFPGNHWPFLVQRKAFNQTVQAFLQEQRQLDSTSDTFCDV, from the coding sequence ATGCTACCTCTACGTCAAACATTATCCTTGCCGGATATCCAAATTTCTTACCTAGAGTGGAACCAGGGAAATGTTCCCTTGCTGTTGTTGCATGGTTTAGCAGACCACGCCCTCGTTTGGTCAAGCTTGGGAGATTACCTATCTGAGCAATACCATATTGTTGCACCCGATATGCGCGGTCATGGCGAAAGTAGCAAGCCGGATAGGGGTTATACCTTTACCGATGCGATCGCGGATTTAGAAGCCTTAATGGAACACCTGGGGTGGTCTTCTGCTCATGTTCTGGGTCATTCTTGGACTGGCAAAGTCGCACTTATCTGGGCACGACAACATCCACAGCGTTTGCGGAGTATGATTCTAGTCGATCCGATTTTCGTCTGGAAGATGCCCAGCGTAATGAAGGTTACTTTTCCCCTACTGTACCGTGTATTGCCGTTTCTTCAAGGCATGGGGCCATTTGCGAGTTATGAGCAAGCCTTAAATCAAGCACGTCAGTTAAATTTATATCAGGGATGGAGTTCCTTGCAGCAGCAAGTTTTTCAAGCAGGTATTGAACAAAAACCAGATGGTTGTTGGGGCAGCAAGTTTACCATCCCTGCCCGCGATCAAATTTTTGAGGACGTAATGCGGGTTGCAGGGCTGACTGACTCAATTGATATCCCCACCCTGTTCATCCAGCCCGAAACAGGGGTGAACCGCAAAAATTGGCAACTCAAACCCTACAAAACTTACTTAAAAAACTTAAAGATTTGCCCATTTCCCGGTAATCATTGGCCATTTTTGGTACAGCGTAAAGCGTTTAATCAAACTGTCCAAGCTTTTTTACAAGAGCAGAGACAGCTTGACTCTACCTCTGATACCTTTTGTGATGTTTAA
- a CDS encoding MerR family DNA-binding protein has translation MSVKTIRYYEEIGLLEPTTTRAESGYRLFNSQVLNRLAFIKRSQSLGLSLSEIRDILEVHDSGELPCGSVKQHLLLKVEAITEQIEALEILKSELLGLLSGWQEQPPSDRIAHTICPNIQEARSE, from the coding sequence ATGTCGGTCAAAACGATTCGCTACTATGAAGAGATTGGTCTCCTCGAACCGACAACGACTCGTGCGGAATCTGGCTACCGCCTGTTCAACAGCCAAGTCCTCAATCGACTCGCATTTATTAAGCGATCGCAATCTCTAGGACTCAGCCTCAGTGAGATTCGCGACATCCTAGAAGTCCACGACTCCGGTGAATTGCCCTGTGGGTCAGTGAAGCAACATTTACTGCTCAAAGTAGAGGCGATTACAGAGCAAATCGAAGCCTTAGAAATTCTCAAATCTGAACTTTTGGGTTTACTTTCGGGCTGGCAAGAACAACCACCCAGCGATCGGATTGCTCACACAATTTGCCCAAACATTCAAGAAGCCAGAAGTGAATGA
- the ald gene encoding alanine dehydrogenase, whose product MEIGVPRETKDQEFRVGLSPSSVRVLREGDHRVFVEQGAGVGAGFTDEDYQQAGASIVSQAADAWNRELVVKVKEPLKPEYQFLQKGQLLFTYLHLAADRSLTEHLIDCGVSAIAYETVELPDGKLPLLTPMSIIAGRLAVQFGARYLERQQGGRGVLLGGIPGVRAGKVVIIGGGVVGTEAARIAVGMGAQVQIFDVNVDRLAYLETLFGSRVELLYSNSASIEEMVSKADLLIGAVLVPGRRAPILVHRSLVQKMHPGSVIVDVAVDQGGCIETLRPTSHSNPTYVEEGVVHFGVPNMPGAVPWTATQALNNSTLPYVLKLANHGLGALKLDSALGKGLNIQNYQLVHPAVQQVFPDLVG is encoded by the coding sequence ATGGAAATAGGTGTCCCTAGAGAAACGAAAGACCAAGAATTTCGTGTCGGTTTAAGTCCCAGTAGCGTCCGGGTGCTACGTGAAGGTGACCATAGGGTCTTTGTTGAGCAGGGTGCAGGGGTTGGCGCAGGTTTCACGGATGAAGACTACCAGCAGGCAGGAGCCAGCATTGTCTCGCAGGCCGCCGATGCTTGGAATCGAGAACTGGTCGTCAAGGTCAAGGAACCACTAAAGCCAGAGTACCAGTTTCTGCAAAAAGGACAGTTGCTGTTTACATATCTACACTTAGCAGCGGATCGCTCTCTAACAGAACACTTGATTGATTGTGGCGTGAGTGCGATCGCCTATGAAACTGTCGAACTTCCTGATGGTAAACTTCCCTTACTTACCCCGATGAGCATCATTGCAGGTCGCCTTGCGGTGCAATTTGGAGCCAGGTATCTAGAGCGCCAACAGGGAGGGCGGGGTGTTCTTTTGGGTGGGATTCCCGGCGTTAGAGCCGGTAAAGTGGTGATTATCGGTGGTGGTGTTGTCGGCACGGAAGCTGCTCGAATTGCCGTGGGGATGGGTGCCCAAGTGCAAATTTTCGATGTGAATGTAGATCGCTTGGCTTATCTAGAAACCCTGTTCGGCTCCAGAGTCGAACTGCTCTACAGTAATTCTGCTTCTATTGAAGAAATGGTTTCAAAGGCCGATTTGCTCATCGGTGCGGTTTTAGTCCCAGGGCGTCGGGCACCCATCCTGGTGCATCGGAGTTTAGTGCAAAAGATGCATCCGGGTTCGGTGATTGTTGACGTTGCCGTAGACCAAGGCGGCTGCATTGAGACATTACGACCAACATCTCACAGCAATCCCACTTATGTGGAGGAGGGCGTTGTCCACTTTGGTGTTCCTAATATGCCGGGAGCCGTACCTTGGACAGCAACACAGGCACTGAATAACAGCACGCTTCCCTACGTCCTCAAACTGGCGAATCACGGATTAGGCGCTCTAAAACTCGACTCTGCGTTGGGTAAAGGCCTGAATATCCAGAACTATCAGCTCGTTCACCCAGCCGTACAGCAGGTGTTTCCAGATTTAGTGGGGTGA